In Mycolicibacterium mucogenicum DSM 44124, the following are encoded in one genomic region:
- a CDS encoding PadR family transcriptional regulator, with protein METPFTPPGRPFDGGPFNRPSHGGGFGFTPGDRSPFVGPADRRARHDERRAARREMREQFRDHVRDHRGEGGFGFGPGFGPGFGFGPGFGPGFGAGPFGPGGPRGRRHGGRGRASGRSRRGDVRAAILKLLTERPMHGYEMTQEIAARSDGLWKPSPGSIYPTLQLLEDEGLIKPAESHGSKKTFELTEDGRTAADAIETAPWEEIAEGADPAALNLRNALGQLFGAVAQSVHSANTEQQQRILDIVNNARREIYQILGESD; from the coding sequence ATGGAAACCCCATTCACCCCACCCGGCCGCCCGTTCGACGGCGGCCCCTTCAATCGTCCCTCCCACGGCGGTGGCTTCGGCTTCACGCCCGGCGACCGTTCGCCGTTCGTCGGTCCCGCCGACCGGCGCGCACGGCATGACGAACGCCGCGCAGCCCGTCGGGAGATGCGCGAACAGTTCCGCGACCACGTGCGGGATCACCGCGGCGAGGGCGGCTTCGGATTCGGACCGGGCTTCGGTCCAGGTTTCGGTTTCGGACCTGGTTTCGGCCCCGGCTTCGGTGCCGGCCCCTTCGGACCGGGCGGCCCCCGCGGACGCCGTCACGGTGGCCGCGGACGTGCCAGTGGTCGCAGCCGGCGCGGCGATGTCCGGGCCGCGATCCTCAAGCTGCTCACCGAGCGGCCGATGCACGGCTACGAGATGACGCAGGAGATCGCCGCGCGCAGCGACGGTCTGTGGAAGCCCAGCCCGGGCTCGATCTACCCGACCCTGCAACTGCTGGAGGACGAGGGCCTCATCAAGCCCGCCGAAAGTCATGGCAGCAAAAAGACTTTCGAGCTGACGGAGGACGGCCGCACCGCCGCCGACGCGATCGAGACCGCCCCCTGGGAAGAGATCGCCGAAGGTGCCGACCCGGCCGCCTTGAACCTGCGCAACGCGCTCGGTCAATTGTTCGGCGCCGTCGCGCAGTCGGTGCACTCCGCGAATACCGAACAGCAGCAACGCATCCTGGACATCGTGAACAACGCCCGCCGCGAGATCTACCAGATTCTCGGCGAGTCCGACTAG
- a CDS encoding oxidoreductase: MTTYALGQHQVHRIGFGAMQLPGPGVFGPPRDHDQALAVLRRAVELGVNHIDTAQFYGPDVANQLIREALHPYPQGLALVSKVGARRDDAGGWLPAQQPDELRSAIEQNLETLGTDRLAAVNLRVMGPDGDPGAPGEVDRELFDRQLTTMIAARDEGLIGGIGLSSISLGHLEIALQRTDIVCVQNAYNLLDRSSQPVLDACAARGIAFVPFFPLGSAFNPENPVLGHPEIRKTASELDRTPAQVALAWTLAASPNMLLIPGTSSVAHLEENLAVADIEVPATLTEALG; encoded by the coding sequence ATGACGACGTACGCGCTCGGTCAGCACCAGGTCCACCGGATCGGATTCGGAGCCATGCAGCTGCCCGGGCCCGGCGTTTTCGGCCCACCACGTGACCACGACCAGGCGCTCGCCGTGTTGCGACGCGCGGTGGAACTCGGCGTCAACCACATCGACACCGCGCAGTTCTACGGCCCCGACGTGGCCAACCAGCTGATCCGCGAGGCCCTGCATCCCTATCCGCAGGGCCTCGCGCTGGTCAGCAAGGTCGGCGCCCGCCGGGACGACGCCGGCGGCTGGCTCCCTGCACAGCAGCCCGACGAACTGCGGTCCGCGATCGAGCAGAACCTGGAAACCCTCGGCACCGACCGGCTCGCGGCGGTGAACCTGCGGGTCATGGGACCCGATGGCGATCCCGGCGCGCCGGGCGAGGTCGACCGAGAGCTGTTCGACCGTCAGCTCACCACCATGATCGCCGCGCGCGACGAGGGGCTGATCGGCGGCATCGGCCTCAGCAGCATCTCCCTGGGACACCTCGAGATCGCGCTGCAGCGCACCGACATCGTCTGTGTCCAGAACGCCTACAACCTCCTCGATCGGTCCTCGCAGCCCGTGCTGGACGCCTGCGCCGCACGCGGCATCGCGTTCGTCCCCTTCTTCCCGCTGGGATCGGCGTTCAATCCAGAGAACCCGGTGCTCGGGCACCCCGAAATCCGCAAGACGGCAAGCGAACTCGACCGGACACCGGCGCAGGTCGCGTTGGCCTGGACCCTGGCCGCGTCGCCCAACATGCTGCTGATCCCGGGCACGTCGTCAGTCGCGCACCTGGAGGAGAACCTCGCGGTGGCCGACATCGAGGTGCCCGCCACGTTGACCGAGGCACTCGGATGA
- a CDS encoding class I SAM-dependent methyltransferase, with product MSADIDRMPRGGPRASCLDRALETDQPEYLDRDDVDPAIKRSVVRALELTGNWFGLHERFAYIVMDEVADVPDPRILELGAGHGGLSKKVLEMHPTATLTVTDLEPDSVAAITAGELGSDPRVTVRGMDATAIDAADSAYALAVFALSFHHLPPSAAVQVLAEGTRVADKLLIIDLPRPPSPLHLLRLATMLPLAPFVPFVHDGVISSLRAYSPAALRALADAAGVDIELRGGVCTPQIAVATRR from the coding sequence ATGAGCGCCGACATCGACCGCATGCCGCGCGGCGGTCCGCGCGCGTCATGCCTCGATCGCGCGCTCGAGACGGACCAGCCCGAATACCTCGACCGTGACGACGTCGACCCCGCGATCAAACGCAGTGTCGTGCGCGCGCTGGAGCTCACCGGCAACTGGTTCGGCCTCCACGAACGCTTCGCCTACATCGTCATGGACGAAGTCGCCGACGTCCCCGATCCCCGCATCCTCGAACTTGGCGCCGGGCACGGGGGTCTGTCGAAGAAGGTGCTGGAGATGCACCCCACGGCAACGCTCACGGTCACCGACCTCGAGCCGGACTCGGTTGCGGCCATCACCGCCGGTGAGCTGGGTTCCGATCCGCGCGTGACGGTGCGCGGCATGGACGCGACAGCCATCGACGCGGCCGACAGTGCTTATGCCCTGGCCGTTTTCGCGTTGTCGTTCCACCATCTGCCGCCGTCTGCCGCCGTCCAGGTGCTGGCCGAGGGCACCCGGGTAGCGGACAAGTTGCTCATCATCGACCTGCCCCGGCCACCGTCGCCCCTGCATCTGCTGCGCTTGGCAACCATGCTGCCGCTGGCCCCGTTCGTGCCGTTCGTGCACGACGGCGTCATCAGCTCACTGCGGGCCTACAGTCCGGCTGCGCTGCGGGCGCTGGCCGACGCCGCCGGCGTCGACATCGAGTTGCGCGGCGGCGTGTGCACGCCCCAGATCGCGGTCGCCACCCGACGTTAG
- a CDS encoding class I SAM-dependent methyltransferase gives MTESNEVMDWDSAYREEGGFDGPPPWNIGEPQPELAALIAAGKVTGDVLDAGCGHAELALALAAAGHNVVGIELSPTAVAAAKQAAAERNLTNATFVQDDITSFTGFDGRFDTILDSTLFHSLPVEARDAYQQAVFRAAAPGAKYYILVFAKGAFPAEADQKPNEVTEDELREAVGKYWAIDEIRPAFIHANMPARLPSGPDQPTFEMPPHGLDEKGRMKMPAFLLTAHKA, from the coding sequence ATGACGGAATCCAACGAAGTGATGGACTGGGATAGCGCCTACCGGGAAGAGGGCGGATTCGATGGACCGCCGCCGTGGAACATCGGTGAACCCCAGCCGGAGTTGGCCGCGCTGATCGCGGCGGGCAAGGTCACCGGTGACGTGCTCGACGCGGGCTGTGGCCACGCGGAGCTGGCCCTCGCGCTGGCCGCGGCGGGACACAACGTGGTCGGTATCGAGCTCTCCCCCACCGCGGTTGCTGCCGCGAAACAGGCTGCCGCCGAACGGAACCTGACCAACGCGACATTCGTCCAGGACGACATCACGTCGTTCACCGGATTCGACGGCCGCTTCGACACCATCTTGGATTCGACGCTGTTCCATTCGCTTCCCGTGGAAGCCCGCGACGCCTACCAGCAGGCCGTGTTCCGTGCCGCCGCGCCGGGCGCCAAGTACTACATCCTGGTCTTCGCCAAGGGCGCGTTCCCCGCCGAGGCCGACCAGAAGCCCAACGAGGTCACCGAGGACGAACTGCGCGAGGCCGTCGGCAAGTACTGGGCCATCGACGAAATCCGCCCGGCCTTCATCCATGCCAACATGCCCGCGCGGCTGCCCAGCGGCCCCGACCAGCCCACCTTCGAGATGCCGCCCCACGGCCTCGACGAGAAGGGCCGCATGAAGATGCCGGCATTCCTGCTCACGGCGCACAAGGCCTGA
- the egtE gene encoding ergothioneine biosynthesis PLP-dependent enzyme EgtE: MTGADSAVARLWRAARPTPAGLHLDNAACSRQSFAVIDAAAQHARLEAQVGGYVAAESAEPVLEGGRAAVATLTGMSAGDVVFTTGSNNALNLLLSSWDGEKTVACLPGEYGPNLVVMEANGFTVRELPVDGQGRLDVEVAVALMQGDPPALAHLTALGSHRGVAQPLSEFVAACHAIGVPVAVDAAQALGHLDCAVAPDVIYASSRKWLAGPRGVGVLAISSSVSHRLRPRIPLPEWGTPLPVLKRLDLGEANVAARVAFSKALEEHLVAGPELVRARLAEVGRLTRTALAGLSGWRVVEDVDEPTAITTLEPTRGADPNSVRTKLITEHHVVTTVAGVERAPFEMKIPVLRVSPHVDVTEDELESFAGALTAAST, encoded by the coding sequence GTGACCGGGGCCGACTCCGCCGTCGCGCGTCTGTGGCGCGCTGCCCGGCCCACACCGGCGGGCCTGCATCTCGACAACGCCGCCTGCTCGCGGCAGAGCTTCGCCGTCATCGACGCGGCGGCCCAGCATGCCCGGCTGGAAGCGCAGGTCGGCGGTTATGTCGCCGCCGAATCCGCAGAACCCGTGTTGGAGGGCGGCCGGGCGGCGGTGGCCACGCTGACCGGGATGTCCGCCGGCGACGTGGTGTTCACCACGGGTTCCAACAATGCGCTCAACCTCCTGCTCAGCAGTTGGGACGGCGAGAAGACCGTCGCCTGTCTGCCGGGCGAATACGGCCCCAACCTGGTGGTGATGGAAGCCAACGGATTCACCGTCCGCGAGCTGCCCGTCGACGGCCAGGGGCGTCTCGACGTCGAAGTGGCGGTCGCGCTGATGCAGGGTGACCCGCCGGCGCTGGCCCATCTGACGGCGCTCGGCAGCCACCGCGGGGTGGCCCAGCCATTGTCGGAGTTCGTGGCGGCGTGTCATGCGATCGGTGTGCCGGTGGCGGTGGACGCGGCACAGGCGCTGGGTCATCTGGACTGCGCGGTGGCTCCCGACGTCATCTACGCGTCGTCGCGGAAATGGCTGGCCGGGCCGCGCGGCGTCGGGGTGCTGGCGATCAGTTCGTCTGTGTCGCACCGGCTTCGGCCGCGCATTCCCTTGCCGGAATGGGGGACACCGCTGCCGGTGCTGAAACGGCTTGACCTCGGTGAGGCCAATGTGGCTGCCCGCGTAGCCTTTTCGAAGGCCCTCGAAGAACATCTGGTGGCCGGTCCGGAACTGGTGCGGGCGCGGCTGGCCGAGGTGGGACGCCTGACACGCACCGCGCTGGCCGGATTGTCCGGATGGCGCGTGGTCGAGGATGTCGATGAGCCGACGGCCATCACCACGCTCGAGCCGACGCGTGGCGCCGACCCGAACTCCGTGCGCACCAAGCTGATTACCGAACACCACGTCGTCACGACCGTGGCCGGCGTCGAGCGGGCGCCGTTCGAGATGAAGATTCCGGTGCTGCGGGTCTCGCCGCATGTCGACGTCACCGAAGACGAACTGGAGTCCTTCGCCGGTGCGCTGACTGCTGCGTCGACCTGA
- the egtD gene encoding L-histidine N(alpha)-methyltransferase — protein sequence MTPSKTAPLLTNHLAADWAPRALRRDVRDGLSQSPKSLPPKWFYDAVGSDLFDQITRLPEYYPTRTEAHILHEAAGAIVAASGADTLVELGSGTSEKTRILLDAFRDAAALRRFVAFDVDENVLSAALTQLSDEYDGVEISGVRGDFEQHLGELPVVGRRLIVFLGSTIGNLTAGPRAEFLASLAAAMRPGDTLLLGTDLVKDTARLVAAYDDSAGVTAQFNRNVLAVVNRELDADFDLDRFEHVARWNTENERIEMWLRSVAAQRIQIRELDLSVEFEAGEEMLTEVSCKFRPEGVAAELAAAGLQQTDWWTDPAGDFGLSLAVKPDLRT from the coding sequence ATGACACCGAGCAAGACGGCACCGCTGCTGACCAACCATCTCGCCGCCGACTGGGCGCCGCGTGCGCTGCGGCGTGATGTCCGGGATGGCTTGTCGCAGTCGCCGAAATCGTTGCCGCCCAAGTGGTTCTACGATGCCGTCGGCAGTGACCTGTTCGATCAGATCACCCGCCTGCCCGAGTACTACCCGACGCGCACCGAGGCGCACATCCTGCACGAGGCGGCCGGCGCGATCGTGGCGGCCTCCGGCGCGGACACCCTCGTCGAGCTCGGCAGTGGCACGTCGGAGAAGACGCGCATCCTGCTCGACGCGTTCCGGGACGCCGCGGCGCTGCGCCGGTTCGTGGCGTTCGATGTCGACGAGAACGTGCTCAGCGCCGCGCTCACCCAGTTGTCCGACGAGTACGACGGCGTCGAGATCAGCGGCGTGCGAGGTGATTTCGAGCAGCACCTGGGCGAGTTGCCGGTCGTGGGCCGGCGGCTGATCGTGTTCCTCGGGTCGACGATCGGCAACCTGACGGCCGGCCCTCGCGCGGAGTTCCTGGCCAGCCTGGCCGCGGCGATGCGGCCGGGCGACACGCTGCTGCTCGGCACCGACCTGGTGAAGGACACGGCCCGACTGGTGGCCGCCTACGACGATAGCGCCGGGGTCACCGCGCAGTTCAACCGCAACGTCCTCGCGGTGGTGAACCGGGAGCTGGATGCCGATTTCGATCTCGACCGCTTCGAACATGTGGCACGATGGAACACCGAAAACGAGCGTATCGAGATGTGGCTGAGGTCCGTTGCCGCGCAACGGATTCAGATACGTGAGCTGGATCTGTCGGTGGAGTTCGAGGCGGGTGAGGAGATGTTGACCGAGGTGTCGTGCAAGTTCCGCCCCGAGGGCGTCGCGGCCGAGTTGGCGGCCGCCGGGCTGCAGCAGACCGACTGGTGGACCGACCCCGCCGGGGACTTCGGGCTGTCGCTGGCGGTCAAGCCGGACCTGCGGACGTGA
- the egtC gene encoding ergothioneine biosynthesis protein EgtC, with product MCRHLGWLGDPVPVSSLILEPANGLLVQSYSPRRQKHGLLNADGWGVGFFDGETPRRWRSAAPLWGDASLASVAPALRSGCVVAAVRSATVGMPIEPSASAPFTDGQWLLSHNGVVDRAVLPVSRTAESTVDSAILAAHIFAEGLDNLGDTVRRVGESDPSARLNILAANGSRMLATVWGDTLSILRRPDGVVLASEPYDDHPDWQDIPDRHLVEVTAAGVALTPLT from the coding sequence ATGTGTCGCCATCTGGGCTGGCTCGGCGACCCGGTCCCGGTGTCGTCGCTGATCCTGGAACCCGCGAACGGGCTTCTGGTGCAGTCGTATTCGCCCCGACGGCAGAAGCACGGGTTGCTCAACGCCGACGGTTGGGGCGTCGGCTTCTTCGACGGTGAGACACCCCGCCGCTGGCGCAGCGCCGCCCCCCTGTGGGGTGACGCGTCGCTGGCGTCGGTGGCGCCGGCGTTGCGCAGTGGATGCGTGGTGGCCGCCGTCCGGTCGGCCACCGTCGGGATGCCGATCGAGCCGTCGGCGTCGGCGCCGTTCACCGACGGCCAGTGGCTGTTGTCGCACAACGGCGTCGTCGACCGGGCGGTGCTGCCGGTCTCGCGGACCGCGGAATCGACGGTCGACAGCGCGATCCTGGCCGCCCACATCTTCGCCGAGGGACTGGACAACCTGGGAGACACCGTGCGCCGGGTCGGGGAGTCCGATCCGTCGGCACGGCTGAACATCCTGGCCGCCAACGGATCCCGGATGCTGGCCACCGTGTGGGGCGACACGCTGTCGATACTGCGCCGGCCCGACGGGGTGGTGCTGGCCAGCGAGCCCTACGACGACCACCCGGACTGGCAGGACATCCCAGACCGTCACCTCGTCGAGGTGACGGCCGCCGGCGTCGCACTGACACCATTGACCTGA
- the egtB gene encoding ergothioneine biosynthesis protein EgtB: MSTRELLARGLTRARDRTLALVEFDDAELLRQYDPLMSPLVWDLAHIGQQEELWLLRGGDLNRPGLLPPDVDSLYDAFVHSRASRVSLPLLPPTDARAFCRTIRSKALDALDRAPDEAGAQFPFALVISHENQHDETMLQALNLRSGPPLLGPGAVLPRGRDGVAGTSVLVPGGPFVLGVDEADEPFALDNEGPAHVVDVPSFRIGRVPVTNAEWREFIADGGYRQPRWWSAAGWAHRQQADLVAPQFWSADGTTRVRFGHVEELPPDEPVQHVSFYEAEAYAAWAGARLPTEVEWEKACAWDPVAGVRRRFPWGAAEPDASRANLGGDALRPAPVGSYPEGASAYGVEQLLGDVWEWTTSPLRPWPGFTPMIYDRYSQPFFDGTGSGDYRVLRGGSWAVAGDILRPSFRNWDHPIRRQIFSGVRLAWSGDEERG; encoded by the coding sequence GTGAGTACGCGCGAGCTGTTGGCCCGGGGGCTGACCAGGGCCCGGGACCGGACTCTGGCCCTCGTCGAGTTCGACGACGCCGAACTGCTGCGCCAGTACGACCCGCTCATGAGCCCGCTCGTGTGGGACCTCGCGCACATCGGTCAGCAGGAAGAACTGTGGCTGCTGCGCGGCGGCGACCTCAACCGTCCAGGACTGCTGCCGCCCGACGTGGACAGCCTGTACGACGCGTTCGTGCATTCGCGCGCCAGCCGGGTGTCCCTGCCGCTGTTGCCGCCGACCGATGCGCGCGCCTTCTGCCGCACCATCCGGTCCAAAGCCCTTGACGCCCTTGACCGGGCGCCCGACGAGGCCGGTGCCCAGTTCCCGTTCGCCTTGGTGATCAGCCACGAGAACCAGCACGACGAGACCATGCTGCAGGCCCTGAACCTGCGCAGCGGCCCGCCGCTGCTGGGGCCAGGCGCCGTCCTGCCGCGGGGGCGTGACGGCGTCGCCGGTACCTCGGTGCTGGTGCCCGGCGGACCGTTCGTACTCGGCGTCGACGAGGCCGACGAACCTTTCGCGCTCGACAACGAAGGCCCCGCGCATGTCGTCGACGTGCCGTCGTTCCGGATCGGCCGGGTGCCGGTCACCAATGCCGAATGGCGCGAGTTCATCGCCGACGGTGGCTATCGGCAGCCCCGATGGTGGTCGGCGGCCGGCTGGGCGCATCGGCAGCAGGCAGACCTGGTGGCGCCACAGTTCTGGAGTGCCGACGGCACCACGCGGGTCCGGTTCGGCCATGTCGAGGAACTGCCGCCCGACGAGCCCGTGCAGCACGTCAGCTTCTACGAAGCCGAGGCCTACGCCGCCTGGGCCGGCGCGCGACTGCCCACCGAAGTGGAGTGGGAGAAGGCCTGTGCCTGGGATCCCGTCGCCGGGGTGCGGCGCCGATTCCCTTGGGGTGCAGCCGAACCCGATGCGAGCCGGGCAAATCTCGGTGGGGATGCGCTGCGCCCGGCACCGGTGGGGTCCTATCCGGAGGGCGCCTCGGCCTACGGCGTCGAGCAGCTGCTCGGCGACGTGTGGGAGTGGACCACCTCGCCGCTGCGGCCGTGGCCGGGATTCACGCCGATGATCTACGACCGCTATTCGCAGCCGTTCTTCGACGGCACCGGCAGCGGGGACTACCGGGTGCTGCGCGGTGGTTCCTGGGCGGTGGCGGGCGACATCCTGCGCCCCAGCTTCCGTAACTGGGACCACCCGATCCGCCGCCAGATCTTCTCCGGTGTGCGGCTGGCCTGGTCGGGTGACGAGGAGCGCGGCTGA
- the egtA gene encoding ergothioneine biosynthesis glutamate--cysteine ligase EgtA, translating to MGTATAMCRPHAEYPELSSAYSAALLAGGGCLRDGPVGRVGLELEAHCFDLSDLTRRPGWDELTEAVEAVPQLPGGSTITMEPGGAIELSGPPLDGAGAAIAAMQTDQAVLRESLRRRGLGLLQVGADPLRPQARVNPGGRYRAMEAFFAAGGTGAAGAAMMTSTASLQINVDAGPREGWADRVRLAHALGPTMIAVSASSPMLGGEFTGWQSTRQRIWGQLDTARCGPVLGASGDDPANDWARYALKAPVMLVHTPEAEPVTEWVPFADWADGRTLLGGRRPTEADLDYHLTTLFPPVRPRRWLEIRYLDAVSDELWPAVVFTLVTLLDDARLSKIAWEATESVATAWDQAARVGLADPRLQAAAVQCVEAAAELAPADVADSMDRLLRQVRQGRSAADEFADRVVAHGIDSAIAGLACDDRLKGGV from the coding sequence ATGGGCACCGCTACCGCCATGTGTCGTCCGCACGCCGAATACCCCGAGTTGTCGAGCGCGTACAGCGCCGCACTGCTGGCCGGCGGCGGGTGCCTGCGGGACGGACCGGTGGGCCGCGTCGGCCTCGAACTCGAGGCGCACTGCTTCGATCTGTCCGACCTGACGCGGCGTCCCGGCTGGGATGAACTGACCGAAGCCGTCGAGGCCGTACCGCAGCTGCCCGGCGGCAGCACGATCACCATGGAGCCCGGCGGCGCCATCGAACTGTCGGGTCCGCCGCTGGACGGCGCCGGGGCCGCCATCGCGGCGATGCAGACCGATCAGGCCGTGCTGCGGGAATCGTTGCGGCGCCGCGGGCTGGGCCTGCTGCAGGTCGGCGCGGATCCGCTCCGGCCGCAGGCGCGGGTCAACCCCGGCGGTCGGTACCGGGCCATGGAGGCGTTCTTCGCGGCCGGCGGAACCGGTGCCGCCGGGGCCGCGATGATGACGTCGACCGCCTCGCTGCAGATCAATGTCGACGCCGGCCCGCGCGAGGGCTGGGCCGACCGCGTTCGGCTGGCCCACGCCCTGGGCCCGACCATGATCGCGGTGTCGGCGAGTTCGCCGATGCTGGGCGGCGAATTCACCGGATGGCAGAGCACGCGCCAGCGGATCTGGGGCCAGCTCGACACCGCCCGCTGCGGACCGGTTCTCGGCGCCAGCGGCGATGATCCGGCCAACGACTGGGCGCGGTACGCGCTCAAGGCGCCGGTGATGCTGGTGCACACGCCGGAGGCCGAACCGGTCACCGAATGGGTGCCGTTCGCCGACTGGGCGGACGGGCGGACGCTGCTCGGCGGCCGCCGCCCCACCGAGGCCGACCTCGACTACCACCTGACGACGCTGTTCCCGCCGGTTCGGCCGCGGCGCTGGCTGGAGATCCGCTACCTCGACGCCGTGTCCGACGAGCTGTGGCCCGCTGTGGTGTTCACCCTGGTGACGCTGCTGGACGACGCCCGGCTGTCGAAGATCGCCTGGGAAGCAACGGAATCGGTTGCCACCGCATGGGATCAGGCGGCGCGGGTGGGGCTGGCCGATCCGCGGCTGCAGGCGGCCGCGGTGCAGTGTGTGGAAGCGGCCGCCGAGCTCGCGCCGGCAGACGTGGCGGACTCGATGGACCGGCTGCTGCGACAGGTGCGGCAAGGGCGCAGTGCGGCCGATGAATTCGCGGACCGGGTCGTCGCGCACGGAATCGATTCGGCCATCGCCGGGTTGGCATGTGATGACCGGCTGAAAGGTGGGGTGTGA
- a CDS encoding sensor domain-containing protein — protein MTARPIWFTACVTAALALAPAAAAKPSDPGVVSYAVLGKGSVGNVVGAPMGWESTFTAPFQGFYVDLPACNNWGDIGLPEVYGDPDLASFNGAVAQTTATDDSHAAKQVVGVFATADAASRAFHRVVDRTTGCSGQTTAMHLENGRTEVWSFAGAQAGPADAAWVKQEADTDRRCFVQTRLRENVLLQAKVCQSGNAGLAVNVLAGAMQNALGQ, from the coding sequence ATGACTGCGCGCCCGATCTGGTTCACAGCCTGCGTCACCGCGGCCCTCGCCCTGGCGCCGGCCGCGGCCGCCAAACCGTCGGACCCGGGCGTGGTGTCGTACGCGGTCCTCGGCAAGGGATCGGTCGGCAATGTGGTCGGCGCGCCGATGGGCTGGGAGTCCACGTTCACCGCGCCGTTTCAGGGCTTCTACGTCGACCTCCCGGCGTGCAACAACTGGGGCGACATCGGCCTGCCCGAGGTGTACGGCGACCCGGACCTGGCGTCGTTCAACGGCGCCGTGGCGCAGACGACCGCCACCGATGACAGCCACGCGGCCAAGCAGGTGGTGGGCGTGTTCGCCACCGCCGACGCCGCGTCGCGGGCATTTCACCGGGTCGTCGACCGGACCACCGGCTGCTCGGGCCAGACCACGGCGATGCACCTCGAGAACGGCCGGACCGAGGTCTGGAGCTTCGCGGGTGCGCAGGCCGGCCCGGCGGACGCCGCGTGGGTCAAGCAGGAAGCGGACACCGATCGCCGCTGTTTCGTGCAGACCCGACTACGGGAGAACGTTCTGCTGCAGGCGAAAGTCTGCCAATCCGGCAACGCCGGCCTCGCCGTCAACGTGCTGGCCGGCGCCATGCAGAACGCATTGGGGCAATGA
- a CDS encoding mycofactocin-coupled SDR family oxidoreductase, translating to MADFDGLVALITGGARGMGRSHAVALAEAGADIAICDRCENNDQIAYPLATEADLATTAEMVEATGRRCVTAKLSTTDRGALEQLVARVEVELGRVDIAVTNAGVSAIAMLPDVPSAQWDEVIGSNLTGTFNTIAAVAPGMIARRFGRIVTVSSMLGRSGNFGQAAYAASKWGVIGLTKVAAHDLAGYGVTVNAVAPGNVETPMTFNDALFGAMRPDLAQPTLADVESVFASLHLQPVPFMKPAEITRAVMFLAHPDSTHITGTVLPVDAGATARLTG from the coding sequence ATGGCCGACTTTGACGGCCTCGTCGCGTTGATCACCGGCGGCGCACGGGGAATGGGGCGATCGCACGCGGTGGCGCTGGCCGAGGCGGGAGCGGATATCGCCATCTGCGACCGGTGCGAGAACAACGACCAGATCGCGTACCCGTTGGCGACGGAAGCCGATCTGGCCACCACCGCCGAGATGGTCGAGGCGACCGGAAGGCGTTGTGTCACAGCGAAACTGTCGACAACCGACCGTGGTGCGCTGGAGCAGCTCGTGGCCCGCGTCGAGGTGGAGCTCGGGCGCGTGGACATCGCCGTCACCAACGCCGGCGTCAGTGCCATCGCGATGCTGCCCGATGTTCCATCGGCGCAGTGGGATGAAGTGATCGGGTCCAATCTCACCGGCACGTTCAACACGATCGCCGCGGTGGCGCCGGGGATGATCGCGCGGCGGTTCGGGCGGATCGTCACGGTGTCCTCGATGCTGGGCCGCAGCGGCAATTTCGGTCAGGCCGCGTACGCGGCCTCCAAATGGGGCGTCATCGGACTGACCAAGGTCGCCGCGCACGATCTGGCCGGATACGGCGTCACCGTCAACGCCGTGGCGCCCGGCAACGTGGAAACCCCAATGACCTTTAACGACGCCCTGTTCGGTGCCATGCGGCCCGATCTGGCGCAACCGACGCTCGCCGACGTGGAATCGGTGTTCGCGTCGTTGCACCTACAGCCGGTGCCCTTCATGAAGCCCGCGGAAATCACGCGCGCGGTCATGTTTCTGGCGCACCCGGACAGCACCCATATCACCGGGACGGTCCTGCCGGTCGACGCGGGTGCCACCGCCCGGTTGACCGGCTGA